The genomic window agaattGCTTGCAATTATTTTGATCCAGCCCACCTTTTATTCTCCCTGTTTCATTATGAAGAGCAGTGCTTTTGCAGCATGATAATATGATATTAACTATTAAGTTCTACATTATATGGAGTTTCGATTTGCTTGCACAATATGTCAATCACTAAACCAGTTTTATCAAAATTTTGCTTGGTTATATAAACTACTGTGCTTGGTCTAACCAGGGTTTGTGGGTTTGAGACGATAAAAGTTCATGACATGGTTTTCAATAGCATGTCATGTATATATGATGAACTTTAATAGGCTAAGTACCCATTAGACTTGGCTTTTAAATCAAGGATTCAATAATTCTAACAcactccttcacatgaaaagcCCGTTGGTGTTAAAATGTTGGTAAACATTCAACTAATATCTATTGATCTTTTAAACATATCAAGGTCAGACCCTCAATTATTTGATGAAATGGTCAAAAAGGCTTTGATATCTTATATAGGAACCCCAAAAGTGGGGCAGTTAAGCAGGTGCCTAAATTTGGCATTTTATATTCAAATAGAAGATAAGCAGAACTCATGAAGTAACTTTTTTATGTTCATTGATGTTTAAAGGACAATGAACTATGCAAACCTTCCTTTATTTTCCTTTACATGGAATATTATCAATGACACTGAGGTGAATAACCCGGCTAGGCATTGGATAAGCAGAGAGGGGTTTTACTGCTATATGCTATTGGTGGCCATATGCATCACATTTCCAGTATATTGCAGATAGTTTGATGAAGATTCATTGAGAAACTTTATGAATTGCATTTTATTCTATCTGAACCCTTGTTCACTTGACAATAAAATGCAGGCCAGAAGACTGAATGATGCCATTACACAAATAAATTCCAAACTTGAGGTATGTATTTAGTTAGAAGCCTCTACTAGTATTCATCAGTTGAATAAAGTCTGTTTTATTCTGTCATTATATGGACACTATCATTAGTTTTATTGGTAATAACTACTAAagtgttcctatttttatttgcTTAATCCTAGGAAATAAAGGTTTCTGCACAGTCAGACCTGCGACACCAGGTTTCTCTTGTTGTCCATCCAATGCAGCAGGTGAGCTCCACATAATTCAATTGACCATGTTAGTTTCATCTTATGGAGGATTAAAGGTAAAGGACATATTTTGGTGTGCAGGCTTTGCATGCTGCCTTGGTACATTACGATGCTGACGACAAGAAAAGAACTGCTAAAGGGCCAAAGCCAAATGGTTATGTTTAGGAGAATGGTATGTCTCTGTGCACTTCCAGCATCACACCATAACAATTTAGGAATGTATGTTCCATCAATTTTGCCGTGATCTCAACAGTATGGCTATTTATCTCTATATTGTGatgaaatgaattatttatttttttgaagaagaaatgagTTATTATTAGAGTTAGTGAGCCAGGCATTTACTCAATAGTTAGCTCTGTAGAAATTACTTGTTTACACCCTTAGGCAGTCCAAAATCCAAATGCAGTATAGACAAAATTGAGAGTGCACAAATCTCTGTCCCGGCCTCCCTgcttattactccctccgtctctaattaataattataagatCCTTTTAGAGATCCTGAGAAAATAATGAATTTCTATTGGCGTGAAACTAGTTCACACCGATTGTGTATATATCATTTAAACATCAAGTTTATATGTACCGTCAGTGTAGTATTTTTTACCCTGCGAAATAATTGCCTTACAATTACCTTCCAAAAAAAGACTATCTTACAGTTTATATTCTAAAATTCACAAATGCTATGAGATGATGGGAGAAAAATCCGTTTGTAAAATGGAGCACAACTGACAATGTCGATATTGTTAGATTGAACATTTTGACTTGATTTGAACTTGAAACCTCATTGTTGGTGTGTGACTTTCAAGATCTTGACTTGTTTCTGTGAAACTTGACAAATTAAAATGGAGAAATATCATTACAACACAAAAAAGTGAGAAAAACCAACCACTATCTTAAATAACATCGGTTAAGCTTTTGTATTGAAGGTGTAAATATTTTCTTGGTGATGCAAGCACTTACGACGAGATTTTCTACTTTAAAAAACTTTGGGCGAATTTCTACTTTAaaaatttttctttatttttttttttgcataattgCATCCACGAAGGCTACGCTAAATATTGGCACTTCAATCGAAAACGAGAATTAAAACAAAGGatgattatatttttgaacACAGGATAAATCTATTGGATGAAATGAGAAGTGATGTAATATATTGATTCAACAGTGAAATTTATTTGATCTAAtctaatagtaaaaataaagaaaaatttgtcCACTTATATGTATTAGACAACCATCAACACAAGTACAGTACTTTCATAAGAACATCACGTGCACATGTGTATTTATCTGTTAGTTTCAGTGATGCAAGCACTTACGACACCCATTCTAAAGATACACTTTAccgaaaaggaaaaaataaatattttggtgCCTGGTGGGGCAGGATAAGAAATATGTGTTGGAGACCATTTGGACACATTTTTGGACACttaatttcgtcaaaaaaaacaaaaatatatttgaacaTTTAATTTGGTCACAAACATATAAAGTAATTGAAAGTAAGTaggcaaagaaaaataaattaagtgtatgtgtgattaaattaaatgttaaaATATTTGTAACCAAACAAGTATTTTTCGGGAGATCATGCCTCCCCCATGAAACGTAGAATGAAGGAAtcttattataaaattttatatatttatggagagaaattaaacaaataaaggACATATTAATTCTATTGAgtcttcttttttatattttaaaatacattaaaaaaagttatattgaataaatttaGAAGTTAATGGGCATGCACCAacaatgtaaaatagttttacacggttatctaataaaaaaatatcaatctaTTATGTCATAcagttaattttaaaatatctttaTAATTTTGTAGAATAAGAGATGTTTATCAgatgtgtaaaactattttacaatgttagtttattttcaattttctaataaaTTCAATATCCTTTTAATATAAAGATATAAAATGGCAAGCAGACAGTCTTAACTACTAATAaaatagtgtaaaaaaaaacctactaaaaAATAGCAAtacaaattctattttttttaatttgacaaAGATGCTTGTTAAGTCTGACTATTAGTATTATATTGTTATCCATAGAAATACAAATTCTATTTTAGTTTGACTAGTTGAACAAGGCAAATGACTACATAGATCACAGTCTATAAAAGGGCTGGTGTTGGTTTAGAAAAACATAAGCTAGAATGACAGATATTAAACTACATGGATTTTGGTATAGTCCTTTTactttaagggtagtatggacCCTAAATCTGAAGGGTATACCATATGAGAACATAGAGGAAGATCGTTTCAACAAGAGTCCTCAACTTCTTGAATATAACCCAATTCACAAAAAGACTCCTGTGCTAGTTCATGATGGAAAACCTATATGTGAGTCCATGATCATTGTTGAATACATTGATGAGATATGGCCACAGAGCTCATTGCTTCCTGTTGATCCTTATGACAGAGCTCAAGCTCgattttgggttaaatatgttgatgaattggtaatttttttatgaacttaATCACCATATTTATTgagtttttcttttacttttctaACCTTTACATGGTGGTGATGACCAGTACACAATACATGTTATGCTTATTTTATAGCTATAATCTATAACTAATTTACTTTAACTTGTCTTAAACATTACTACCTTCTATGTTCTAAACTAACAATAATATTTGGattgatattataaaagatTTTAGCTATTAGGGTACACTTTCGTAGCAAAAGTGGTGAAGAGCGGGAGAAGGCCAGAGAGAATATATGGGAGCGACTCGGAGTTGTTGAGGATCAGTGTTTGGATGATCAGAAGAAATTCTATGGGGGAGATACCATTAATATTGTAGACATAGCTCTTGGatcttttgttaattttattaagGTTCAGGATAGGTTAGAAGTGAAGATCTTGCAAACTGAGAGGTTTCCCCGCTTGCATTTATGGTTTAATAATTTCAAGGATGTTCCGATCATCCACGAAAACACCCCTGACCAAGAGAAGTGGGAAGCTTTTCTTATTGAAAAAAACAAGGCATCTTCTTGAGAAAATTATGGCGTCTATGAATTGATACACAAAGCATTTGTATCTTCATAGGTCATCTTATCATGTGTATTGTATTTCTTTATGCTAATAAAGCTACTTTACGTTGTCTTTGTACCTCAATAATCaaagtttaaaataatttcacTTCTTTTAGTATtattaagaataaaataaatttttcatgTACATGTAGCTCAGTCGTAACTGCTAGAGACATTATTTGCAGGGGTCGAGGTTCAAACTTCTGATTCCCCACTTTTCCACCCTTAAAGTGTGTCAGTAGGCTTATTTTATAGCTATAATCTATAACTAATTTACTTTACCTTGTGTCTTAAACATTACCTTCTACGTTTAAATTGAATGATTCCATCTTGATTCAAACTAACAACAACATTTGGATTCTTATTTAAAGTTTTCAGGAATCGCGGCACACTTTCGTAGCAAAAGTGGTCAAGAGCGAGAGAAGGCCAAAGAGAATATATGGGAGCAACTCATAGTCATCGAGGATCAATGTTTGGGTGATCAAAAGAAATTCTATGGGGGAGATACCATTAACATTGTAGACATAGCTCTCGCATCTTTTGTCAATTTCATTGCGGTTCAGGAAGATATGTTTGAAGTGAAGATCTTGCAAACTGAGAAGTTCCCCCGTCTGCATTTATGgtttaataatttcaaaaatgttCCAGTCATCAAAGAAAACACCCCTGGTCAAGAGAAGTTGGTGGCTTTTTTAAAGGGTCTTAGAGAAAAAATGTTCGCATTGGCATCTTCTTGAGAAAATTATGGCTTTTATGAATTGACAAACAAAGCATTTCTTCATGTTACTTCTAGTTGCTTTCTTTTGTCTTTGTACGTCAATAATCAAAAGATTGAAATGATTtcatttcttttgaaatcttgGCAAGAGAAACTATTGTATTTGATTACCTGTACCAGTTTGAAAATCCTTCTTCCTTATGTTCTAATTTACGGTTGAATAAATTTGTATCAAATTTAGTATATTGCAATTTTGTTTCTATGTGTAAGTATATTCCTACTGTAAATAACTATTAAGAAGACGTTTGTTTGGGTGAGATTTGCAAGAATAAATTTGGTTTACTTGATGAGAGCATTCTCTTGGCCATGACCTTGGTAGTGGAATACCGATTAAGGTTGATGAAAGACCGTTGAATATGGAGAGGGCCAGAGGGGGAGATTCACCCGTGTTTTTGTCGAAATCGACTTAGTCTACCTATGGTGAGTAAGATATATGTTCGAGGTGTTTGACACAAAATTGAATATGAAAGTCTTCATATCCTTTGTGGCTGATGTGGTTGCTACATCCATATTATTCCAAACATGAAAATTCCTCTCATTTAATTATGATTTCAAGGGGAAAAAATTACTCGGTTTCGAATAATCGAGAGGTGATTGAGACAGAAATAAATGACAACATTCAAAAGATTGAAACTGAATGCATAGGTAAACACAACATAATACAATAGCTATCAAACATACTTTATTATTCTTCATGCAAATGACCATTGTTTAatttatcaacaaaattaaaataacatgaTCAGATAggttaaaaaaatgtatttatgtAATGCATTTAGCCTACACCATGTAATGCATTTGGACTTCAAAGTCATCAGGTATATATATACAAATGCATATTATACCCTAAACTTATATACCAACTCCACATAAGTTAATTGACACATAGAAAAGCATGAACTTTGTTAGCAATACGTAgccaattttgattttgaatttgacTGGTTGAACAAGTCAAGTATGACTTCATGGATGATGGATCACCCAccatctataaaaaaaagctGTATTGGTTTAGGAAAACATAAGCTAGAATGGCAGAGATTAAACTACATGGATTTTGGTATAGTCCTTTTactttaagggtagtatggacCCTAAATTTGAAGGGTATACCATATGAGAACATAGAGGAAGATCGCTTCAATAAGAGTCCTCAACTTCTTGAATATAACCCGGTTCACAAAAAGACTCCAGTGCTAGTTCATGATGGAAAACCTATCTGTGAGTCTATGATCATTGTTGAATACATTGATCAGATATGGCCACAGAATTCATTGCTTCCTGCTGATCCCTATGACAGAGCTCAAGCTCGATTTTGGGTCAAATATATCGATGATATggtaaaaaaattctaaacttattcatcaaatttatatattttttacttatcTAGCCTTTCCATGGTGATCATGACTAATTGCACTTGCATAGTACATTTTTTATGCTTATTTTATAGCTATAATGTATAACTAATTTACTTTAGCTGTCTTAAACATTATGTTCTATATGTAACGATCCTGTCTTGATTGAAACTAACAATATATGGATTGATATTTAAAGTTTTTAGCAATTACGGCACACTTTCGTACCAGTGGTGGTGAAGAGCGAGTGAAGGCCAGAGAGAATATATGGGAGCGACTCAAAGTTGTTGAGGATCAGTGTTTGGATGATCAGAAGAAATTCTATGGGGGAGACACCATTAACATTGTAGACATAGCTCTTGGATCTTTTGTCAATTTTATTAAGGTTCAAGATAGGTTTGAAGTGAAGATCTTGCAAACGGAGAGATTCCCCCGCTTGCATTTATGGTTTAATAAATTCAAGGATGTTCCGGTAATCAAAGAAAACACACCTAACCAAGAGAAGTTGGTGGCATTTCTTATTCCTCTTACTGAAAAAATCAAGGCATCTTCTTGAGAAAATTATGGCTTCTATATGAACTGATATATACAAAGCATTTGTATCTTCATGTGTATTTCTTTATGTTAATTATAGTTGCTTTATGTTGTCTTTGTATGTCAATAATCAAAAgattaaaataatttcatttctttcaaTATTAAGAGTATGTACCACACATCTTATAAAGTTAAAGTTTAGTTGATTACTACCTTATAATTTGTTCTCCACCAAAACAGAGGTATTTGGTACCCAAGATTACTTCATATGTTTAAAACTTTAATGTGTACAATTCAGATACATCCTTTTTGAGATACTGACTCTCGTGTTTGGAGTTCAGCACGTGTCTCATCCATTGGTGGAAAACTTCGTGACTTTTATTGATGATCACCTAGAAAGATATGAGTAAAATTTCTTAAGCATAAGTATGAAGTATTTGAGAATTTTAAGATGTGGAAAGCCATAATAGGTTTATGAGACAGTGTTGAAGATCAAAAAGCTTAGAACCGACAATGGTGGTTAATACAAGACATTAGATTCAATAAGTTTTGCTATGATCACATGATCATAATGGAGAGACCCGGGCCAAGTACACCTTGTTAAAAATAGTGTATAGACTGAAACTTAAACTCAACTTCTAGTTAGTTATTGGTTACAATTGTCTTTGATAGTTAGCATCTCTAACTGTCTAATTAGTTAGAGTAGCCTGCAAGTCTTAGAGGCAGTTAGAGTTAGTTACAAGTTTCATATGCTATATTTACAAAAGTAATATCATGGTATCATTTAGAAAATAAGTTCAATACATATTATGAACATTTTCTCACTGTTTCCTTTATTACACTGCAATTCTAACATGATATCTTAGAGATTCTATTTCCTGCGCAGTACCTCATTGATGCAGATCGTATAATAACTGA from Trifolium pratense cultivar HEN17-A07 linkage group LG1, ARS_RC_1.1, whole genome shotgun sequence includes these protein-coding regions:
- the LOC123914132 gene encoding probable glutathione S-transferase, which encodes MTDIKLHGFWYSPFTLRVVWTLNLKGIPYENIEEDRFNKSPQLLEYNPIHKKTPVLVHDGKPICESMIIVEYIDEIWPQSSLLPVDPYDRAQARFWVKYVDELILAIRVHFRSKSGEEREKARENIWERLGVVEDQCLDDQKKFYGGDTINIVDIALGSFVNFIKVQDRLEVKILQTERFPRLHLWFNNFKDVPIIHENTPDQEKWEAFLIEKNKASS
- the LOC123914051 gene encoding probable glutathione S-transferase — encoded protein: MAEIKLHGFWYSPFTLRVVWTLNLKGIPYENIEEDRFNKSPQLLEYNPVHKKTPVLVHDGKPICESMIIVEYIDQIWPQNSLLPADPYDRAQARFWVKYIDDMFLAITAHFRTSGGEERVKARENIWERLKVVEDQCLDDQKKFYGGDTINIVDIALGSFVNFIKVQDRFEVKILQTERFPRLHLWFNKFKDVPVIKENTPNQEKLVAFLIPLTEKIKASS